The following is a genomic window from Thalassophryne amazonica chromosome 14, fThaAma1.1, whole genome shotgun sequence.
GCAGAGGACTGAACCTGGGGTCCAGTGCTGTGCTGTGGGTCGGGTATGAATGGAGCAcagggtggtggtgggggcgGGTGTGGACATGGGGGTGGGTGTGAGGATGGTAAATGTCATGGATGCTGGCATAGCCGCTTGTGCTCTGAGGGTTGAAACTGTAGGTCCAGCTGTCGGAGAGGGGAGCTGCAGATGGGAGGGTGGCCTGGGAGAGCACGTGTCCAGCCCACAGAGCTCCATCCGGGGAGTGGAAGGAAACGGGACTAGGGGGGAAGTCTGGGTGGACCGAGACGGAGACAGATGGGAGGCAGGATCCGGCCTGGGATGGGTAGGTGTTGTTCCAAACTGTGCTGTTCTGGCTCTCCGAGACAGACGCACCATCTGTAAGACATTTGTCATTCATTCAACACAGTTTACTCAACATCAGTACTTTTTAAACACCACAAATACTCCATATCTCCCTCTCACCTTTCCATAATCCAGCCACGCTCGAGGCAGATGGCTGCGTGACTCGGATGGGCTTGGTCTCGGCGCTGAAGGTGCTGGACTGACTGAGAGCGCGGGAGAAGTGCTCATCTACCACATCGCTGATGTCCCCCTCAAAGTAGGTGAACAACACGCAGCGGGAACTCAGGTACTCAGCTTCCGCCGGTCTAGTACCACCCTTCAGGTCCGAATCAGACATGTGCCTGCGGCTCGATTCGTTTTCTGATTCTGCTGGACCTCGTTGAAGGCTCTGATTTCTGGACAGCATCCCTCCTCCTTGCTGCTGCTCCAAACACTCCTGCATCTTGCTGTACACACTCAGCTTCTTCTGAGGAAAGAGGAAAGCAGAACCAACTAAAAGAAGCAACATGGAATGGAACAAAAGAGAACTAACGTTTGACCGTAAACGCTGACGTCAAACATATTACAAGTGGTCCACTTCCATGTATTTTGATGATGTATTAACACTTGATTGAGCAAAGGATTAGTGTTAGCTGTAATAAAATGAATCTTTGCAACAAACCTTATTCTACCCGTGTTGGCACCTCATCAAAACGCCAACCGACTTCAAATTGAGTTTTCGCCTACTGCACTCCAGCTATTTGTAATGATCAAAGTGTCGCATGCTCATTCCTGATTGACTATAGCCGTCATGACATCACCATTTGACCACAGGATTAATAGTTTAGTGTCATCACGCTTGACCGAAGATGAATACTCAGTGTCAGACAGGAATGccatcatttaaaaacaaaatctgaTCTCAAGAGACGTAAGTCGAGAAAGTTAGAGGTGGCTGAAGAAATGAAGTACT
Proteins encoded in this region:
- the vgll3 gene encoding transcription cofactor vestigial-like protein 3, producing MSCLDVMYHQSYGAHYLPAAAYKATYYNHQQQKKLSVYSKMQECLEQQQGGGMLSRNQSLQRGPAESENESSRRHMSDSDLKGGTRPAEAEYLSSRCVLFTYFEGDISDVVDEHFSRALSQSSTFSAETKPIRVTQPSASSVAGLWKDGASVSESQNSTVWNNTYPSQAGSCLPSVSVSVHPDFPPSPVSFHSPDGALWAGHVLSQATLPSAAPLSDSWTYSFNPQSTSGYASIHDIYHPHTHPHVHTRPHHHPVLHSYPTHSTALDPRFSPLLLPGVRNQNPPSSSPGSHGFPHGDGVKTEVDPSGNSPISTSSTTWTPSTLHGPMEVYDSGLDQTKTKTSGWF